From Rhododendron vialii isolate Sample 1 chromosome 10a, ASM3025357v1, the proteins below share one genomic window:
- the LOC131304301 gene encoding thaumatin-like protein 1, with the protein MGLLCDMILSLAMLFFSRGVSAATFTFVNKCDFTVWPGILGTPTLDTTGFELTKGSSKSYQAPTGWSGRFWGRTGCNFDGSGHGSCATADCGSGQVECNGAGATPPATLAEFTLGSGTMDFYDVSLVDGYNLPMIVEVSGGSGACAPTGCVVDLNRNCPKELRAADGDACRSACEAFGTPEYCCSGAYNSPTACTPSVYSQMFKSACPRSYSYAYDDATSTFTCTAADYSITFCPSVSSKKASKDSAKSTPTTDSEPGSAETTLLSNGSPSWLANLATGGSTRKQPHCALLLFALIVTTISISLSFLRQL; encoded by the exons ATGGGTCTCCTTTGTGACATGATTCTGAGCCTTGCGATGCTCTTCTTTTCCAGAG GTGTTTCAGCTGCAACTTTTACATTTGTGAACAAGTGTGACTTCACCGTATGGCCTGGAATTCTCGGTACCCCAACACTAGACACCACAGGATTTGAACTAACCAAGGGCAGCTCGAAATCCTACCAAGCACCAACTGGCTGGTCGGGTCGGTTCTGGGGCAGAACCGGCTGCAACTTCGACGGGTCGGGTCACGGGTCATGCGCCACCGCGGACTGCGGTTCCGGCCAAGTCGAGTGCAACGGAGCCGGAGCCACCCCGCCAGCGACCCTCGCCGAGTTCACTCTTGGGTCGGGTACCATGGACTTCTATGACGTCAGCCTCGTCGACGGGTATAATTTGCCCATGATCGTTGAGGTGAGTGGCGGGTCAGGTGCGTGCGCGCCCACGGGTTGTGTCGTGGACTTGAACCGGAACTGCCCGAAGGAGCTCCGGGCGGCAGACGGCGACGCGTGCAGGAGTGCTTGTGAGGCGTTTGGGACTCCGGAGTATTGTTGCAGCGGCGCGTACAATTCACCTACGGCGTGTACGCCGTCGGTGTATTCGCAGATGTTTAAGTCAGCGTGTCCGAGGTCGTATAGCTACGCTTACGATGATGCTACGAGTACGTTTACATGTACGGCTGCTGATTATAGTATCACATTCTGTCCATCCGTTTCAAG CAAAAAAGCATCAAAAGACTCGGCAAAATCAACGCCTACAACAGATTCGGAACCAGGATCAGCCGAGACAACATTGTTGTCAAACGGGTCACCATCGTGGTTAGCAAATTTGGCCACCGGAGGCTCGACCAGAAAACAACCACATTGTGCTCTTCTTCTATTTGCATTGATTGTCACCACTatttcaatctctctctcattcctACGACAATTGTAG